One region of Gouania willdenowi chromosome 13, fGouWil2.1, whole genome shotgun sequence genomic DNA includes:
- the pgm2l1 gene encoding glucose 1,6-bisphosphate synthase isoform X2 — translation MLSSAGVYVCATDTHSTDTSTDPKEPQLSGLRAADCELEAAVQRWMNWDRNPFTRAQIQSLVSRGLYDDLRSRLLSRLSFGTAGLRAPMGAGFNRINDLTVIQTTQGLYSYLNRCVSDLRIKGVVVGFDVRAQEESGCSSSRLAALTSSVLLSRDVPVHLFSSYVPTPFVPYAVKKLRAAAGVMITASHNMKEDNGYKVYWSNGAQVLAPHDKQVLQSVEEELQPWGALCWDHELVQRSPLRTDPIHQISRCYMEQLSSLCFHKALNSICPLKIVHSSFHGVGHVFVQDTFREFGFTPPIPVPQQKEPDPAFPTVHCPNPEEGHSVLKLSLQLAESEGATIVLATDPDADRLAVAERVDGWTVFSGNQVAALLGWWMFFNWKHTHPNVEPNNVYMLATCVSSRILQTMASTEGFNYQETLPGFKWIGNKIHDLCEEGHEVLFSFEESIGFLCGSWVPEKDGVSSAAVVAEMCSFLHHRKSTLTQQLLHIYHMYGCHVTRTSYVTCRDPPTIQRIFSRLRCFPATSSYPCSVGGVPIIAVRDINTGYDSSQSDGRSILPVAKSGHMITFTLQNGAVATLRTSGTEPKIKFYTELRGAPGESDASLLEEELNKVTAALLEDFLEPKKNKLILRTP, via the exons ATGCTGAGCTCAgcaggtgtgtatgtgtgtgctacagacacacactctACCGACACTAGTACCGACCCCAAAGAGCCGCAGCTCAGCGGCCTGAGGGCGGCGGACTGTGAGCTGGAGGCCGCGGTGCAGCGATGGATGAACTGGGACagg AACCCTTTCACTCGGGCTCAGATCCAGTCCCTGGTGTCCCGCGGTCTCTATGACGACCTGAGGTCCCGCCTCCTCAGCAGACTGAGCTTTGGTACGGCTGGACTCAGGGCCCCGATGGGTGCCGGATTCAACCGGATCAATGACCTGACTGTAATCCAGACCACTCAG ggtcTGTACTCTTACCTGAACAGGTGTGTGTCTGATCTGAGGATCAAAGGAGTGGTTGTTGGCTTTGATGTTAGAGCGCAGGAAGAAAGCGGCTGTAGCAGCTCCAG GTTGGCGGCGCTGACATCATCAGTTCTCCTCAGCAGAGATGTTCCTGTTCACCTGTTCTCATCATACGTCCCCACACCGTTTGTG ccatACGCTGTGAAGAAGCTCAGAGCAGCTGCTGGAGTGATGATCACAGCATCACACAACATGAAGGAGGACAATGGATACAAg gtgTACTGGTCTAATGGGGCCCAGGTGTTGGCCCCACATGATAAGCAGGTGCTGCAGAGCGTGGAGGAGGAGCTTCAGCCGTGGGGCGCCCTCTGCTGGGACCATGAGTTAGTGCAGCGCAGCCCCCTGAGGACGGACCCCATCCATCAGATTAGCCGCTGTTACATGGAGCAGCTGTCCTCCCTCTGCTTCCACAA GGCCCTGAACTCCATATGTCCTCTGAAGATCGTTCATTCCTCGTTCCACGGCGTGGGTCACGTCTTCGTCCAGGACACCTTCCGAGAGTTCGGATTCACACCCCCCATCCCCGTCCCCCAGCAGAAGGAGCCTGACCCCGCCTTCCCCACTGTACACTGCCCCAACCCAGAGGAGGGCCACTCCGTGCTG AAACTGTCCCTCCAACTGGCTGAGTCTGAAGGAGCCACCATTGTTCTGGCAACCGACCCCGATGCAGACCGCCTGGCTGTGGCCGAGAGGGTGGACGG GTGGACGGTGTTCTCAGGGAACCAGGTGGCTGCTCTGCTGGGCTGGTGGATGTTTTTCAActggaaacacacacatccAAATGTTGAACCAAACAACGTCTACATGTTGGCCACCTGCGTCTCCTCCAGAATCCTCCAGACCATGGCCTCCACCGAGGGCTTCAACTACCAG GAAACGCTCCCAGGGTTTAAATGGATCGGGAACAAGATCCACGACCTGTGTGAAGaaggtcatgaagtccttttcTCCTTTGAGGAATCCATTG GGTTCCTCTGTGGTTCCTGGGTTCCTGAGAAGGATGGAGTGAGTTCTGCGGCGGTTGTGGCTGAAATGTGTTCGTTTCTCCACCACAGGAAGTCAACGCTGACTCAGCAGCTGCTCCACATCTACCACAT GTACGGGTGTCATGTGACCAGGACGTCATACGTGACGTGCAGAGACCCGCCCACCATCCAACGCATCTTCAGCCGCCTCCGCTGCTTCCCCGCCACGTCCTCGTACCCCTGCAGCGTGGGCGGAGTCCCCATCATCGCCGTCCGTGACATCAACACGGGATACGacagcagccaatcagacggCAGATCT ATCCTCCCGGTGGCAAAGAGCGGTCACATGATTACCTTCACACTACAAAACGGTGCCGTAGCCACGTTGAGAACCAGCGGCACCGAACCAAAGATTAAGTTCTACACAGAGCTCCGCGGGGCCCCAGGAGAGAG CGATGCATCCCTATTGGAGGAGGAGCTGAACAAAGTCACAGCCGCTCTGCTGGAGGACTTCCTGGAACCAAAGAAGAACAAACTCATTCTGCGCACGCCGTAG
- the pgm2l1 gene encoding glucose 1,6-bisphosphate synthase isoform X1 codes for MLSSAGVYVCATDTHSTDTSTDPKEPQLSGLRAADCELEAAVQRWMNWDRNPFTRAQIQSLVSRGLYDDLRSRLLSRLSFGTAGLRAPMGAGFNRINDLTVIQTTQGLYSYLNRCVSDLRIKGVVVGFDVRAQEESGCSSSRLAALTSSVLLSRDVPVHLFSSYVPTPFVPYAVKKLRAAAGVMITASHNMKEDNGYKVYWSNGAQVLAPHDKQVLQSVEEELQPWGALCWDHELVQRSPLRTDPIHQISRCYMEQLSSLCFHKALNSICPLKIVHSSFHGVGHVFVQDTFREFGFTPPIPVPQQKEPDPAFPTVHCPNPEEGHSVLKLSLQLAESEGATIVLATDPDADRLAVAERVDGRWTVFSGNQVAALLGWWMFFNWKHTHPNVEPNNVYMLATCVSSRILQTMASTEGFNYQETLPGFKWIGNKIHDLCEEGHEVLFSFEESIGFLCGSWVPEKDGVSSAAVVAEMCSFLHHRKSTLTQQLLHIYHMYGCHVTRTSYVTCRDPPTIQRIFSRLRCFPATSSYPCSVGGVPIIAVRDINTGYDSSQSDGRSILPVAKSGHMITFTLQNGAVATLRTSGTEPKIKFYTELRGAPGESDASLLEEELNKVTAALLEDFLEPKKNKLILRTP; via the exons ATGCTGAGCTCAgcaggtgtgtatgtgtgtgctacagacacacactctACCGACACTAGTACCGACCCCAAAGAGCCGCAGCTCAGCGGCCTGAGGGCGGCGGACTGTGAGCTGGAGGCCGCGGTGCAGCGATGGATGAACTGGGACagg AACCCTTTCACTCGGGCTCAGATCCAGTCCCTGGTGTCCCGCGGTCTCTATGACGACCTGAGGTCCCGCCTCCTCAGCAGACTGAGCTTTGGTACGGCTGGACTCAGGGCCCCGATGGGTGCCGGATTCAACCGGATCAATGACCTGACTGTAATCCAGACCACTCAG ggtcTGTACTCTTACCTGAACAGGTGTGTGTCTGATCTGAGGATCAAAGGAGTGGTTGTTGGCTTTGATGTTAGAGCGCAGGAAGAAAGCGGCTGTAGCAGCTCCAG GTTGGCGGCGCTGACATCATCAGTTCTCCTCAGCAGAGATGTTCCTGTTCACCTGTTCTCATCATACGTCCCCACACCGTTTGTG ccatACGCTGTGAAGAAGCTCAGAGCAGCTGCTGGAGTGATGATCACAGCATCACACAACATGAAGGAGGACAATGGATACAAg gtgTACTGGTCTAATGGGGCCCAGGTGTTGGCCCCACATGATAAGCAGGTGCTGCAGAGCGTGGAGGAGGAGCTTCAGCCGTGGGGCGCCCTCTGCTGGGACCATGAGTTAGTGCAGCGCAGCCCCCTGAGGACGGACCCCATCCATCAGATTAGCCGCTGTTACATGGAGCAGCTGTCCTCCCTCTGCTTCCACAA GGCCCTGAACTCCATATGTCCTCTGAAGATCGTTCATTCCTCGTTCCACGGCGTGGGTCACGTCTTCGTCCAGGACACCTTCCGAGAGTTCGGATTCACACCCCCCATCCCCGTCCCCCAGCAGAAGGAGCCTGACCCCGCCTTCCCCACTGTACACTGCCCCAACCCAGAGGAGGGCCACTCCGTGCTG AAACTGTCCCTCCAACTGGCTGAGTCTGAAGGAGCCACCATTGTTCTGGCAACCGACCCCGATGCAGACCGCCTGGCTGTGGCCGAGAGGGTGGACGG CAGGTGGACGGTGTTCTCAGGGAACCAGGTGGCTGCTCTGCTGGGCTGGTGGATGTTTTTCAActggaaacacacacatccAAATGTTGAACCAAACAACGTCTACATGTTGGCCACCTGCGTCTCCTCCAGAATCCTCCAGACCATGGCCTCCACCGAGGGCTTCAACTACCAG GAAACGCTCCCAGGGTTTAAATGGATCGGGAACAAGATCCACGACCTGTGTGAAGaaggtcatgaagtccttttcTCCTTTGAGGAATCCATTG GGTTCCTCTGTGGTTCCTGGGTTCCTGAGAAGGATGGAGTGAGTTCTGCGGCGGTTGTGGCTGAAATGTGTTCGTTTCTCCACCACAGGAAGTCAACGCTGACTCAGCAGCTGCTCCACATCTACCACAT GTACGGGTGTCATGTGACCAGGACGTCATACGTGACGTGCAGAGACCCGCCCACCATCCAACGCATCTTCAGCCGCCTCCGCTGCTTCCCCGCCACGTCCTCGTACCCCTGCAGCGTGGGCGGAGTCCCCATCATCGCCGTCCGTGACATCAACACGGGATACGacagcagccaatcagacggCAGATCT ATCCTCCCGGTGGCAAAGAGCGGTCACATGATTACCTTCACACTACAAAACGGTGCCGTAGCCACGTTGAGAACCAGCGGCACCGAACCAAAGATTAAGTTCTACACAGAGCTCCGCGGGGCCCCAGGAGAGAG CGATGCATCCCTATTGGAGGAGGAGCTGAACAAAGTCACAGCCGCTCTGCTGGAGGACTTCCTGGAACCAAAGAAGAACAAACTCATTCTGCGCACGCCGTAG
- the dgkd gene encoding diacylglycerol kinase delta, translated as MAEPGSSRCLDESSDSEPEQEPGSPQKLIRKVSTSGQIRSKTVIKEGTLLKQTNSFQRWKRRYFKLRGRTLYYGQTVKSIIFDEVDLTDASVAESSTKNNNNSFTVITPCRRLILCADSRKEMEEWITVLRSVQNKLTYESTQYSMDHFSGNHHWFSCSHARPTYCNVCREALSGVTSHGLSCEVCKFKAHKRCAVRATNNCKWTTLASIGRDIIEDEDGVTMPHQWLEGNLPVSAKCSVCEKTCGSVLRLQDLRCLWCKNMVHWSCKELLSSKCPLGQCKVSVIPPTALNSIDSDGFWKASCPPSCSSPLLVFVNSKSGDSQGVKFLRRFKQLLNPAQVFDLMNGGPHLGLRLFQRFDTFRILVCGGDGSVGWVLSEIDVLTLHKQCQLGVLPLGTGNDLARVLGWGSACDDDAQLPEILEKLERASTKMLDRWSIMVYETKFPRPQSVSVTEDCSEDQVQHILTYEDSVAAHLSKILTSDQHSVVISSAKVLCETVKDFVARVGKAYEKNTEGSEESESMALKCGVLREKLDSLLKTLEEESQASQRLQVLPPTIKEEDEGGVLAPPIYRPVPLSPAPCSPRTNQTAAIFKPREQLMLRANSLKKAIRQIIEHTERAVDEQNAHTLAQQSYSLRSEDGGLLEENEDLEEDRLSVQASYRQHRVSRSSSLSLKDALPMLSSKILYPGSLSSSSVISRLLVNSDPFSSDPDNMDCYTEKCVMNNYFGIGLDAKISLDFNNKRDEHPEKCRSRTKNMMWYGVLGTKELLHRTYRNLEQRVLLECDGRPIPLPSLQGIAVLNIPSYAGGTNFWGGTKEDDTFTAPSFDDKILEVVAVFGSIQMAVSRVIRLQHHRIAQCRTVKITVLGDEGVPVQVDGEAWVQPPGYIRILHKNRTQTLTRDRAFENTLKSWEDKLRCEVPPCPPSFQPETLSEDQASLVREFGQSAGALIHSIRQVAQFHPSLEQELAHAVNASSKVMDVVYNDTKNGRALSVSVVHQMVLNVKALVSETELLLDGNMYMQLEAPQQLLMSSTLSSVSVKLQQLSNVSWSGPVLQSSETQESLLDFSKRSRSGSKFRLVPKFKKDKNNKNKETSSSLSVPVCQWGTAEVGAWLDALCLSEYKNIFIGHDVRGAELVQLERRDLQDLGVSKVGHMKRILQGITELNQNQD; from the exons ATGGCGGAGCCCGGTTCTAGTCGGTGTTTGGACGAGTCCTCGGACAGCGAACCGGAGCAGGAGCCCGGCTCACCGCAGAAGCTCATTCGGAAGGTGTCCACGTCCGGACAGATCCGCAGTAAG acggTGATAAAGGAGGGGACTCTACTGAAACAGACCAACTCATTTCAAAGGTGGAAGAGACGATACTTCAAACTGAGAGGACGGACCCTCTACTACGGACAGACGGTCAAG TCCATCATCTTTGATGAGGTGGACCTGACAGATGCCAGCGTGGCTGAGTCCTCTACTAAGAACAACAATAACAGCTTCAct GTGATCACTCCGTGCAGGCGTCTTATTCTTTGTGCTGACAGCAGGAAGGAGATGGAGGAGTGGATCACAGTTCTACGCAGCGTGCAAAACAAACTCACCTATGAG TCCACCCAGTACAGCATGGATCACTTCAGTGGGAACCATCACTGGTTCTCCTGTTCTCACGCTCGTCCAACCTACTGTAACGTGTGCAGAGAAGCTCTGTCTGGAGTCACGTCACATGGTCTGTCCTGTGAAG tgtgtaagtTTAAGGCTCATAAACGCTGTGCAGTAAGAGCCACCAACAACTGTAAATGGACAACATTGGCGTCCATAGGGAGGGACATCATAGAGGATGAAGATGGG GTGACTATGCCTCATCAATGGTTGGAGGGAAACCTGCCTGTGTCTGCCAAGTGTAGCGTGTGTGAGAAGACGTGTGGCAGCGTGTTGAGACTGCAGGACCTGCGCTGCCTCTGGTGCAAGAACATG GTTCACTGGTCCTGTAAGGAGCTTCTGTCCTCTAAGTGTCCTCTGGGACAGTGTAAAGTGTCCGTTATCCCCCCCACAGCCCTGAACAGCATCGATTCTGATg GGTTCTGGAAGGCATCGTGCCCCCCCTCCTGCTCCAGTCCTCTGCTGGTGTTCGTTAACTCTAAGAGTGGAGACAGTCAGGGGGTGAAGTTCCTCAGACGCTTCAAACAGCTGCTGAACCCAGCGCAGGTGTTTGACCTGATGAACGGAGGACCTCACCTggg TCTGCGTCTGTTCCAGAGATTTGACACCTTCAGGATCCTGGTGTGTGGCGGGGACGGCAGCGTGGGCTGGGTCCTTTCTGAGATCGACGTGTTGACGCTGCACAAACAG TGCCAGCTGGGAGTCCTCCCTCTGGGGACGGGGAACGACCTGGCCAGGGTCCTGGGATGGGGGTCGGCCTGTGACGACGACGCCCAGCTGCCTGAGATCCTGGAGAAGCTGGAGAGAGCTAGCACCAAGATGTTGGACAG ATGGAGTATTATGGTCTATGAGACTAAGTTCCCACGGCCACAGTCTGTGTCTGTTACTGAGGACTGTAGTGAAGACCAG GTCCAGCACATCCTCACCTATGAGGACTCTGTAGCAGCTCACCTGTCCAAGATTCTGACCTCAGACCAGCACTCTGTGGTCATCTCCTCTGCTAA AGTGCTGTGTGAGACGGTGAAGGACTTTGTGGCTCGTGTGGGTAAGGCCTACGAGAAGAACACTGAAGGTTCAGAGGAGTCTGAGTCCATGGCCCTGAAG TGTGGTGTGCTCCGAGAGAAGCTGGACTCTCTGCTAAAGACATTGGAGGAGGAGTCTCAGGCTTCGCAAAGATTGCAAGTTCTCCCTCCCACCATCAAGGAGGAAGACGAGGGGGGCGTCTTAGCTCCGCCCATTTATCGACCTGTGCcactaagccccgccccctgctcaCCGAGAACCAATCAGACCGCAGCCATCTTTAAACCCAGAGAACAGCTGATGCTGCGAGCAAACAGTCTGAAGAAAGCAATACGTCAGATTATAGAGCACACAGAAAGag ccGTAGACGAGCAGAACGCGCACACACTTGCACAGCAGAGCTACTCTCTGCGTTCTGAGGACGGAGGTTTGTTGGAGGAGAACGAGGACCTGGAGGAGGACAGGTTGTCTGTGCAGGCCAGCTACAGACAGCACAGAG TCAGTAGGAGTAGTTCACTGTCTCTGAAGGACGCTCTGCCCATGCTCAGCTCTAAGATCCTCTACCCTG gtTCTCTATCCAGCAGCTCAGTGATCAGTCGTCTGTTGGTAAACTCTGACCCCTTCAGCTCTGACCCTGATAACAT GGACTGCTACACTGAGAAATGTGTGATGAACAACTACTTTGGAATTGGTTTGGATGCAAAGATCTCCCTGGATTTTAATAATAAGAGGGACGAACACCCAGAGAAGTGTCG GAGTCGCACTAAGAACATGATGTGGTACGGAGTTCTGGGAACCAAAGAACTGCTACACAGAACCTACAGGAACCTGGAACAGAGAGTCCTGCTGGAG tGTGACGGACGTCCCATTCCTCTGCCCAGTCTCCAGGGAATTGCTGTGCTCAACATTCCAAGCTACGCTGGAGGAACCAACTTCTGGGGAGGAACCAAAGAGGACGAT ACATTTACAGCTCCATCCTTTGATGATAAGATCCTGGAGGTCGTGGCTGTGTTTGGGAGCATTCAGATGGCTGTGAGCAGAGTGATCCGCCTCCAGCACCACCGCATCGCACag TGTCGTACAGTAAAGATCACAGTCCTTGGAGACGAGGGCGTTCCGGTGCAGGTTGATGGAGAAGCTTGGGTCCAACCTCCAGGATACATCAGAATCCTCCACAAGAACCGAACCCAGACCCTCACCAGGGACCGA GCATTTGAGAACACACTGAAGTCGTGGGAGGACAAGCTGAGGTGTGAGGTCCCTCCGTGTCCTCCGTCCTTCCAGCCTGAGACCCTCTCTGAGGACCAGGCGTCTCTGGTCAGAGAGTTTGGACAATCAGCTGGAGCTCTGATCCACAG TATTCGTCAGGTGGCCCAGTTTCATCCCAGTCTGGAACAGGAACTGGCTCACGCTGTCAACGCAAGTTCAAAGGTCATGGACGTGGTTTACAACGACACTAAGAACGGCAGG GCTCTGAGTGTGTCTGTAGTTCATCAGATGGTTCTAAATGTCAAAGCGTTGGTCAGTGAGACGGAACTGCTGCTGGACGGGAACATGTACATG cagCTGGAGGCTCCTCAGCAGCTCCTCATGTCGTCTACTCTGAGTTCAGTGTCTGTGAAGCTTCAGCAGCTGTCCAACGTGTCCTGGTCAGGACCAGTTCTCCAGTCTTCAGAGACCCAG GAGTCTCTCCTGGACTTCTCCAAACGTTCTCGTTCAGGTTCAAAGTTTCGTCTCGTTCCAAaattcaaaaaagacaaaaacaacaaaaacaaagagacCAGTTCATCACTTTCTGTACCAG TCTGTCAGTGGGGGACGGCAGAGGTTGGGGCGTGGCTAGACGCTCTGTGTCTGTCAGAGTACAAGAACATTTTCATTGGTCACGACGTCCGAGGAGCCGAGCTTGTCCAATTGGAGCGCAGAGACCTGCAG GACCTCGGAGTCTCCAAAGTGGGTCACATGAAGAGGATCCTCCAGGGGATCACAGAGCTCAACCAGAACCAGGACTGA